CACCTGTTCGAACATCTGGACTGTGCGCTCGGCGTCGCGCCGGTGCCGGTCGGCGGCTCCGATTCGACCGTGGCGGCGGCCGCCTACGTACCGCCGGATTTCAGCACGGAGATCGGTGCGTCGATCCGGCTGCTCATCGATGTGGGCGCATGGGACAACTCCCGGTGCGTCAACACGCCGGGCCAAGCGGGCGATCCGGGCAGCCCGCACTATCGGGATCTGCACAATGCTTGGCGTACCGGCGATTACGTGCCGCTGCTGTATACCCGTGCGGCCGTGGAGCGCGCGATCGAACACCGTATCCGGCTGGAGCCGAGGGACCGGCCATGAGCCACCACTTCGCCCTCGCGGACATGGCCGCGCTGTGGACCGAGCAGGCTCGCTACGACACCTGGACCCGGGTCGAGATCCTGGTCGCCGAGGCGCAATCGGCGATCGGGCGCGTCCCGGCGGACGCCGTCGCGGACATCCGCCGCGCACCGGCCCCGGCGGCGGCCCGGGTGCGCGAACTGATCGCCGAACGAGATCATGAGGTGCTGTCCTATCTCGCCGCGTTCTGCGACCCGATCCCGGCCGATTCGGCGCGCTGGGTGCACCTCGGGATGACCAGCTATGACCTGGTCGATACCGCACTGGGCCATACGCTCGCCCAGGCGACCGACCTGATCCTCGATCAGGCGCGCCGGTTGCGTCGCGTCCTCGCCGATCTCGCTGGTGCGCAGTGGGAGACGCCCTGTGTCGGCCGTACCCATGGCGTCCACGCCGAGCCGACGACCTTCGGGCACAAGCTGGCCGGATTCGTCTTCGCCGTGGATCGTGCGATCCGGCGCCTGGTCGCGGCACGCGAGGCGGTGGCGGTCGGCACCATCTCCGGTGCGGTCGGTACGTACTCGTTGATCGATCCGGCCGTGGAACGAATTGTCTGCGAACGGCTTTCGCTGGGCGTGGAACCGGCGCCCAGCCAGGTCGTGGCCCGGGACCGGCACGCCGAGCTCGTCCAGGCGGTGGCTCTGCTCGGGGCGTGCGTCGAGCAACTGGCGCTCGAGTTGCGGCTGTTGCAGCGCACCGAGGTTCGCGAGGTCGAAGAGCGCCGGACCAGTGCCTACCAGGGGTCGAGCGCGATGCCGCACAAGCGCAATCCCACCGGCAGCGAGCGCCTGTGCGGGCTGGCCCGGGTTCTGCGCGGCCAGGTCGCGCCGTTCCTGGAGAACGTCGCCCTGTGGCACGAACGGGATCTGGCGCACGCCGCCGTCGAACGGGTCCTGCTGCCCGAGATTCTCACCATCGGTCACTACCAGGCGGCGCTGGCCGCCGATCTGGTCGAAACCCTCGAGGTGCGCCCGGATCGGATGCGCACGGCGCTGGCGGCGACCCGCGGGCTGATCTACAGCTCGCCGGTGCTGGCCGCCCTGCTGCGCGACGGAATGGACCGCGAAAAGGCCTACCGCACCGTACAAGCCGCGGCCGACCGAGTGGCACGGGGGGAACTGGACTTCGGCACCGCGCTGGCCGAGGCCGGTGTCGCCGCCGAAGTGCTGGAGCCCGAACGGTTTCCACTCCATCACGAGGTCGTCCTGCGTCGACTGCGCGCCCTCGACCTCACCACCTGAACCACGGAAGAAGGTACCGGACCGAATGACGATCACACTGCCCGCCGTCGCCTGGCAGACCCCCGCGACCTTGACCGGCGACCTCGTACAACTGGAGCCGATCGGCCTAACGCACGCCGCGGACCTGCTCGCGATCGCCGAAGACGAGGTGTTCGAGCATCTTTCGATCACCCGGCCGCGGGACCGCG
This genomic stretch from Nocardia brasiliensis ATCC 700358 harbors:
- the purB gene encoding adenylosuccinate lyase, producing the protein MSHHFALADMAALWTEQARYDTWTRVEILVAEAQSAIGRVPADAVADIRRAPAPAAARVRELIAERDHEVLSYLAAFCDPIPADSARWVHLGMTSYDLVDTALGHTLAQATDLILDQARRLRRVLADLAGAQWETPCVGRTHGVHAEPTTFGHKLAGFVFAVDRAIRRLVAAREAVAVGTISGAVGTYSLIDPAVERIVCERLSLGVEPAPSQVVARDRHAELVQAVALLGACVEQLALELRLLQRTEVREVEERRTSAYQGSSAMPHKRNPTGSERLCGLARVLRGQVAPFLENVALWHERDLAHAAVERVLLPEILTIGHYQAALAADLVETLEVRPDRMRTALAATRGLIYSSPVLAALLRDGMDREKAYRTVQAAADRVARGELDFGTALAEAGVAAEVLEPERFPLHHEVVLRRLRALDLTT